A genomic region of Gadus macrocephalus chromosome 5, ASM3116895v1 contains the following coding sequences:
- the mgaa gene encoding MAX dimerization protein MGA a isoform X4, whose translation MATKKKRKEMVFQKECTNGYRKASKPPLPAPSLVLLKPEKAEEGDGTIVTDKVEDCIKMPSTGESPPTTAALENLPAMISCHGVSVTLDNNVMWNKFFRCQTEMILTKDGSRMFPYCRFRISGLDASQKYSLLVDIQPLDSSRYEWTGHQWQVAGKASRHLKSQAFSHPDSPSTGQHWMEQPVSFYKLKLTNVIPGQGNLVLHPQHRYIPRLLVVPFSANGKKDLKLNGPRVATFTFPQTEFFAVTAYQNSRFTQLKVNYNPFAKGLKDERSSFLALKPKSVASKDLNNEPDPSNNQTPLVKKSLKYLLANHKPRSSPVADHQHSDTLIPAATSSTEELSSQAKPSRKLFSELIREAHVSLRRCNLDKMVTSMQSTCKVKVPEFERPVPTVCPAVDEKSTTAACPAPESPIKPVMSSLDSKSDSEPQPEVNARPHKRPALVPLPALARFLSKHQSKHKNVGTRQESLNKPPPEATPPSKTAPCDRSTVGSQPRSTLHHPEPTQEGQVLAPQIVVPKPKVPDCTLVLPSIDLSLSTSEQIDFSTSAPEGLPTAIDSILADITDSSTIAPCVSTNRPASLLPDSSPIGFESLSPVSSSEPLPPLHVSLGLETLASPSAVDTTLKWHSLFPQPDPFLTSYAHFYPTTHSPTLCPQHQPSQEAPSVTPDPLLHEDEYQSLPFPGELSPLNLQLSMSPSFSSLDGGALSPSPSLSDLLSFISNDHNNLLLEAEVVRAEPALVPCPPPPLAVPIPRPDPFPPVEPEPEPTAKPMKGRKKGRKEPSETAPSGSDPGYTKMQPSLEEVEEQLFVSFTSKEALKLHIQEPHDGPGTQPLESSREDPQPNASSSEGEPRPQSTPPLDTGEIGATATGEHASSGDVVKDYKESIAAFQKVLLLELKLMKNRQVIHPVLQEVGLKMHLLDSALAIDLQYLGVRLPIPPHPFSLEAQAPTARAASPPTSPRLSVCLDFVSRTGKTSDITQIKGWREKFPPSESSTSSSSSRPEAAVSAEHPSKNLSAFCSDMLDEYLENEGKFLDQHASSFSQAPPEPVAYKLPVQSSSYVRTLGSVMKKQPLSAPTSALISSFVPPSKRPRLPPTPTKRLRRDGRQKTAGLKLKAKPAAGTGDSTPTNSSVVSLAQPPAPATSQASLATPPKVPSLTSQTLDKPEAHPSPAKTAPSPVSTPANAPSKKTKKLKSSPSPLPTPKTPVSKDLAWGVQNLAPLESDSELGLAEDESPGRPPPPPPPPRALVSVTLLKQRDLEEAAVWEGRPRTCVTEERASVALTSLFTSAGFVREDPTAPIQLVKRPTPACLKDFCLLGCVCSSLAQSRLITHCGKMDCMLGCSCLRQKVVLLKNLDGSDSGPSEIDPSRRKRKRRMKMAYVLKETESVAQPAQPVRTLWKGGDVDPEPTFTPEHLIPPKKQVRRGAGKKGKTCARVRGYTGRKTLTHARKLEGVQEAEEEHTQVLKKTTAKRTDRSKHLVIVAECRWPSTEVQNQVLKAVCQAMAQEKLHTPFRIGKYHVKLLSFNIREGVVHYKVHISEGNADPSKTPRSTTRPTGPSKTGGEETEGGETVQDHQEEVRGERAVEYWQKEVEGEEDVEYWQREVEGEETEEDAQKEVEEEEALEPWQREVEGEETEEDAQKEVEEEEALEPWQKEVEEEEAEEDPQKEVEEEEAEEDPQKEVEEEEAEEDPQKEVEEEEAEEDPQKEVEEEEAEEDPQKEVEEEEAEEDPQKEVEEEEALEPWQKEVEEEEAEEDPQKEVEMDKDLNLKEVKKRMMKMALPFLSGLSHAGFLSANLKAAGGGSLLVQVNGKPYPNAMVQLGRMGALHPANRLAAYLTGRVVPTQPPAPPASSTATVSTATSPPASDLQSLRVGTTGPGPSSQRTGGRMIRLVPLSQLRNPKGRDGTPGNNEDRKSIFITATGPRKVIQVLSVKPAPSAGTCRFRLVSAGDRSNASLSLPLPKLPPLTPAGSSGTDQNVRAAGSSGTDQNVRAAGSSGTDQNVRAAGSSGTDQNVRAAGSSGTDQNVRAAGSSGTDQNVRAAGSSGTDQNVRAAGSGGTDQNGDIGQIANSGTDLNIICVDNESDVLTNEGHVGVARISSRASSAVVPRAEHDVVVLSSSDLSDSTSDSKREDGPGDGARRDRRNSRFRLLETECRKAIDVGVARLQKEMGLGEKSPKVTTIKQAREELLELRSSEGKLARLNVAASLRRQRGERIRALALRTGRSEASVSRELLLLSIGNAQPGRTGSDPPLAPGVAARMEETDSDEENLPSDTHDYIGSSIRGDGKVDIEALADDVSNTVDDKKCLVTAYKSLRSELNCMTATKTELLASAYSVICDLKDEEKLCEKVMVTLRHQRARLINTISVRSGRSTRKILEKLQSITAKQRQLEVRRPRLRPAETDTPLDLSSTTRPRSQLPAPPCTAQLDPQPPPPTARSPHSASRLKTVPNILTRRKPPSPPLSPSPSPPVGWSESREAPAFHTAMMPAGLVSFLCPLPGQQVLTLKHMAYEPGAPPPNPDGPFTTLLYLVPSTTALQPLQQLQGPAVDEPGSLPQPQTLQAGSQPQPQTLQAGSLPHQTLFSAGAPPPHQTFPAGSIPHPQTLPSGVPGAKLEECGPRPPGPVLPAETRPALLTPDGGKALSPSPNQLSFLKANIGPPADRTALSSVPGHPCSSLGREPHKDGPLGPSLSTEDLTEATQVDEHLQSAAGPEPNGCNALHYPQCSSTSGTLTLPPLLQMNVGGAKVSESTNKRAVGAWKPMPRLAAMGVKGGTPHLTSAP comes from the exons ATGGCCACCAAGAAGAAGCGTAAGGAGATGGTGTTTCAAAAGGAATGTACTAATGGCTATAGAAAAGCCTCAaagcctcctcttcctgctccgtCGTTGGTTCTCCTTAAACCTGAGAAGGCCGAAGAAGGAGATGGAACTATTGTCACGGACAAAGTGGAAGACTGCATAAAGATGCCCTCGACAGGCGAGTCCCCCCCCACTACAGCGGCCCTGGAGAATCTGCCTGCCATGATCAGCTGCCACGGCGTGAGTGTCACCCTGGACAACAACGTCATGTGGAACAAGTTCTTCAGGTGCCAGACGGAGATGATCCTCACTAAAGATGGCAGCCGGATGTTTCCCTACTGCCGCTTTCGCATCTCAGGCCTGGATGCGTCTCAGAAGTACTCTCTGTTGGTGGACATCCAGCCCCTGGACAGCAGCCGGTACGAATGGACTGGGCACCAATGGCAGGTCGCTGGAAAGGCATCACGCCATTTGAAGAGTCAGGCATTCTCTCACCCTGATTCACCGTCCACAGGGCAGCACTGGATGGAGCAGCCGGTGTCTTTTTATAAACTCAAGCTCACTAACGTGATCCCCGGCCAGGGAAACCTTGTCCTGCATCCACAGCATCGCTACATACCTCGCTTACTTGTCGTCCCTTTTTCTGCGAACGGCAAGAAGGATCTCAAGCTCAATGGACCTCGGGTTGCTACTTTCACTTTTCCACAGACTGAGTTTTTTGCAGTCACTGCTTACCAGAACTCACGGTTTACACAATTGAAGGTAAACTATAACCCATTTGCTAAAGGGCTTAAAGATGAACGATCAAGCTTCCTGGCCCTGAAGCCCAAATCAGTTGCTAGCAAAGACTTGAACAATGAGCCAGACCCGTCCAATAATCAAACTCCTCTTGTGAAGAAGAGTTTAAAGTATTTGCTGGCAAACCATAAGCCTAGAAGCTCCCCAGTAGCAGACCACCAGCATTCAGATACCTTGATACCTGCAGCTACCAGCTCCACTGAAGAACTGTCTAG TCAGGCAAAGCCCTCTCGGAAGTTGTTTTCTGAACTGATCCGAGAGGCCCACGTCTCCCTGCGAAGATGCAATTTGGACAAAATGGTCACCAGTATGCAATCTACGTGCAAAGTAAAGGTGCCTGAGTTTGAGCGCCCGGTTCCGACAGTTTGCCCTGCAGTCGATGAAAAGTCAACAACGGCTGCTTGTCCTGCCCCTGAATCTCCAATAAAGCCGGTCATGTCTTCATTGGACAGCAAGAGTGACTCTGAACCTCAACCAGAAGTAAATGCGAGGCCACACAAGCGACCGGCGCTTGTTCCTCTTCCAGCTCTCGCCCGCTTCCTGTCAAAACATCAGTCAAAACACAAGAATGTGGGGACCAGACAAGAGTCCTTAAATAAACCACCCCCTGAGGCAACACCTCCCTCTAAAACGGCCCCTTGTGACCGGTCCACTGTTGGTTCCCAACCTCGGTCAACCCTGCATCACCCGGAACCAACACAAGAGGGTCAAGTATTGGCTCCTCAAATTGTGGTTCCTAAACCTAAGGTACCGGATTGTACACTTGTGTTACCAAGCATCGATCTGTCATTATCTACTTCTGAGCAAATAGATTTCTCCACTTCTGCCCCTGAAGGGTTGCCAACAGCCATTGACTCAATCCTGGCTGACATTACAGACTCCAGTACCATAGCTCCATGTGTGTCGACCAATCGACCTGCCTCCCTCCTACCAGACTCTTCCCCCATAGGTTTTGAATCACTGTCTCCCGTCTCCTCATCAGAACCGTTACCCCCCCTACATGTGTCTCTCGGATTAGAAACCTTAGCGTCTCCATCAGCCGTCGACACTACCCTGAAATGGCACTCGCTGTTTCCCCAGCCTGACCCATTTTTGACCTCGTATGCACACTTTTACCCCACAACCCATTCTCCTACACTATGCCCCCAGCATCAGCCCAGCCAAGAAGCACCCTCTGTAACCCCTGACCCCTTGCTGCATGAAGATGAATACCAGTCCTTACCATTCCCGGGAGAGTTGTCTCCCCTTAATCTCCAGCTCTCGATGTCCCCGAGCTTCTCATCGCTGGATGGTGGCGCGTTGTCGCCTAGCCCTTCTCTCTCCGACCTCCTGTCCTTTATCTCCAACGACCACAACAACCTTCTCTTGGAGGCCGAAGTCGTAAGGGCGGAGCCTGCTCTGGTTCCCTGCCCGCCGCCTCCCCTCGCCGTCCCAATACCGAGGCCGGATCCCTTCCCTCCAGTAGAACCAGAACCGGAACCAACCGCCAAGCCGATGAAGGGTAGGAAGAAGGGTAGGAAGGAGCCGTCCGAAACGGCTCCCAGCGGCTCCGACCCCGGGTACACCAAGATGCAGCCGAGcttggaggaagtggaggagcagCTCTTCGTCTCCTTTACCTCCAAG GAAGCACTGAAGCTCCACATTCAGGAACCACATGACGGCCCAGGGACCCAGCCTCTCGAGAGCTCCAGAGAAGATCCTCAACCAAATGCATCCTCATCAGAGGGAGAACCTCGTCCACAAAGCACACCTCCGCTAGACACGGGAGAGATTGGGGCTACTGCAACTGGAGAACATGCTTCTTCAGGTGATGTGGTAAAGGATTACAAGGAGAGCATCGCCGCCTTTCAGAAGGTTCTCCTATTGGAACTGAAGCTCATGAAGAACAGACAGGTCATCCACCCTGTGTTGCAAGAGG TCGGATTGAAGATGCATTTACTGGATTCTGCGCTCGCTATAGACCTGCAGTACCTAGGGGTGCGTCTACCCATCCCTCCTCATCCTTTCTCCTTGGAAGCGCAGGCTCCAACAGCGCGGGCAGCATCACCGCCAACATCACCTCGTCTGA GTGTGTGCTTGGACTTTGTTTCTAGGACAGGTAAGACCTCAGACATTACCCAAATCAAGGGTTGGAGAGAGAAGTTCCCTCCTTCAGAGTCGTCTACATCCTCTTCGTCCTCCAGGCCCGAAG CTGCTGTCTCGGCCGAGCATCCCAGTAAGAACTTGTCAGCCTTCTGCAGCGACATGCTGGATGAGTACCTGGAGAATGAGGGTAAGTTCCTCGACCAGCACGCCTCCAGCTTCTCCCAGGCCCCGCCCGAGCCCGTGGCCTACAAGCTCCCCGTCCAGAGCTCAAGCTACGTCCGGACCCTCGGCAGCGTCATGAAGAAGCAGCCCCTCAGCGCGCCCACCTCCGCCCTCATCTCCAGCTTCGTACCCCCCTCCAAGAGGCCCAGGCTGCCGCCCACCCCCACCAAGAGGCTCAGGCGAGACGGGAGGCAGAAGACCGCGGGGCTCAAACTGAAAGCGAAACCAGCTGCAGGCACTGGGGACTCGACGCCGACCAACAGCTCTGTAGTGTCCCTCGCCCAGCCCCCGGCCCCCGCCACGTCTCAAGCCTCGCTGGCCACGCCCCCAAAAGTCCCGTCCCTCACGTCCCAGACACTAGACAAACCCGAGGCACACCCATCCCCAGCCAAGACCGCACCCTCTCCCGTCTCCACGCCGGCCAATGCCCCCTCGAAGAAGACAAAGAAACTGAAGTCGtcgccctcccctctcccgACGCCAAAGACGCCCGTGTCGAAGGACCTCGCTTGGGGCGTTCAGAACCTGGCTCCGCTGGAGTCGGACTCTGAGCTCGGCCTGGCCGAGGACGAGTCCCCgggccggccgccgccgccgccgccgccgccccgagCCCTGGTCTCCGTCACGCTGCTAAAGCagagggacctggaggaggcaGCGGTGTGGGAGGGGCGGCCCCGGACCTGCGTCACCGAGGAGAGGGCCTCCGTTGCCCTCACGTCGCTCTTCACCTCGGCG GGCTTCGTACGTGAAGACCCTACTGCTCCGATCCAGCTGGTGAAGCGACCTACCCCAGCCTGTCTCAAAGACTTCTGTCTGCTGGGCTGCGTCTGCTCCAGCCTGGCCCAATCCCGGCTCATCACCCACTGCGGCAAGATGGATTGCATGCTGGGTTGCAGCTGTCTGAGGCAGAAGGTGGTCCTGCTGAAGAACCTGGACGGGTCAGACTCCGGCCCCTCGGAAATTGACCCCTccaggagaaagaggaagaggaggatgaagatggCCTATG TCCTGAAGGAGACGGAGAGCGTGGCCCAGCCAGCCCAGCCGGTGCGCACCTTGTGGAAGGGTGGAGATGTGGACCCTGAACCCACGTTCACCCCAGAACACCTCATACCCCCGAAGAAACAG GTGCGACGCGGGGCTGGGAAGAAGGGGAAGACCTGTGCCCGGGTCCGAGGTTACACAGGGAGGAAGACGCTCACCCACGCCCGG AAGTTGGAAGGTGTCCAGGAAGCGGAGGAAGAACACACGCAGGTCTTGAAGAAGACGACGGCCAAAAGGACAG ATCGGAGCAAGCACCTGGTGATCGTGGCCGAGTGCCGATGGCCCAGTACGGAAGTTCAGAACCAGGTTCTGAAGGCTGTTTGCCAGGCCATGGCCCAGGAGAAACTCCACACGCCATTCCGGATCGGCAAATACCATGTCAAACTCCTGAGCTTCAACATCAGAGAAGGCGTCGTCCACTACAAGGTCCACATATCCGAAGGCAACGCAGACCCCTCCAAAACCCCGCGGTCCACCACTAGACCCACGGGCCCAAGTAAGACGGGAGgcgaggagacggagggaggggaaacGGTGCAGGACCATCAGGAGGAGGTTcggggagagagagctgtgGAGTACTggcagaaggaggtggagggcgaggaggacgtggagtactggcagagggaggtggagggagaggagacggaggaggacgctcagaaggaggtggaggaagaggaggctctGGAGCCCTggcagagggaggtggagggagaggagacggaggaggacgctcagaaggaggtggaggaagaggaggctctGGAGCCCTggcagaaggaggtggaggaagaggaagctgaGGAGGACCctcagaaggaggtggaggaagaggaagctgaGGAGGACCctcagaaggaggtggaggaagaggaagctgaGGAGGACCctcagaaggaggtggaggaagaggaagctgaGGAGGACCctcagaaggaggtggaggaagaggaagctgaGGAGGACCctcagaaggaggtggaggaagaggaagctgaGGAGGACCctcagaaggaggtggaggaagaggaggctctGGAGCCCTggcagaaggaggtggaggaagaggaagctgaGGAGGACCctcagaaggaggtggagatggacaAAGACCTTAACCTGAAGGAGGTTAAAAAAAGGATGATGAAGATGGCTCTGCCCTTCCTCTCTGGACTCTCCCACGCAGGCTTCCTCTCAGCCAACCTGAAGGCGGCGGGGGGAGGCAGCCTACTGGTGCAG GTCAACGGAAAGCCCTACCCCAACGCTATGGTCCAGCTGGGGCGCATGGGAGCCTTGCACCCGGCCAACCGGCTGGCAGCCTACCTCACCGGGCGGGTGGTAcccacccagcccccagccccccccgcctccagcaCTGCTACGGTCTCCACGGCTACCAGCCCTCCAGCCTCCG ACCTGCAGAGTCTGCGGGTCGGGACCACGGGACCGGGCCCCTCCTCTCAGAGGACAGGCGGGCGGATGATCCGGTTGGTTCCGCTGAGCCAGCTCAGGAATCCGAAGGGCCGTGACGGGACTCCCGGGAACAACGAGGACCGCAAAAGCATCTTCATCACCGCGACCGGACCCAGGAAGGTGATTCAGGTGCTCTCTGTGAAGCCCGCCCCGTCAGCGGGAACCTGCAGGTTTCGGCTCGTCTCAGCCGGCGACCGCAGCAACGCGTCGCTCAGTCTCCCCCTGCCCAAGCTTCCCCCGCTCACACCTGCTGGTTCCAGTGGAACCGACCAGAACGTCAGAGCTGCTGGTTCCAGTGGAACCGACCAGAACGTCAGAGCTGCTGGTTCCAGTGGAACCGACCAGAACGTCAGAGCTGCAGGTTCCAGTGGAACCGACCAGAACGTCAGAGCTGCTGGTTCCAGTGGAACCGACCAGAACGTCAGAGCTGCAGGTTCCAGTGGAACCGACCAGAACGTCAGAGCTGCTGGTTCCAGTGGAACCGACCAGAACGTCAGAGCTGCTGGTTCCGGTGGAACCGACCAGAACGGCGACATTGGACAGATCGCTAATAGCGGAACTGACCTGAACATCATCTGTGTGGACAACGAGTCCGATGTCCTGACGAATGAAGGGCATGTGGGCGTGGCTAGGATATCCTCCAGGGCCTCGTCGGCCGTTGTGCCGAGGGCAGAGCATGACGTGGTGGTTTTGTCGTCCAGTGATCTGAGCGATTCGACCTCGGACAGCAAGCGGGAGGACGGGCCGGGCGACGGCGCGAGGCGAGACAGG CGTAACAGCCGTTTCAGGCTCCTGGAGACGGAATGCAGAAAGGCCATCGATGTGGGGGTAGCCAGACTGCAGAAGGAGATGGGGCTCGGAGAAAAGTCTCCCAAAGTCACAACCATCAAGCAG GCCCGTGAGGAGTTGCTGGAGCTGAGGAGCTCGGAGGGCAAGCTGGCGCGACTCAACGTCGCGGCCTCACTGAGGAGGCAGCGAGGGGAACGCATCAGGGCTCTGGCCCTCAGGACAG GGAGGTCCGAGGCGTCCGTCTCCAGagaactgctgctgctgtccattGGGAACGCGCAACCGGGACGGACAGGAAGTGACCCGCCGTTGGCTCCCGGGGTCGCGGCTCGGATGGAAGAGACGGACTCCGATGAGGAGAACCTTCCCTCAGACACGCACGACTACATCGGCAGCAGCATCCGTGGT GACGGCAAGGTCGACATTGAGGCATTGGCGGATGACGTATCAAATACCGTGGATGACAAGAA GTGTCTGGTCACGGCCTACAAGTCTCTACGCTCTGAACTCAACTGTATGACCGCAACCAAAACGGAACTCCTGGCCTCG GCCTACAGCGTGATCTGTGATCTGAAGGACGAGGAGAAGCTCTGTGAGAAGGTTATGGTGACCCTGAGACACCAGCGAGCCCGCCTCATCAACACCATCTCTGTTAGATCTG gGAGGTCAACCAGGAAGATCCTGGAGAAGCTTCAGAGCATCACAGCCAAGCAGCGGCAGCTGGAGGTGAGGCGACCCAGACTCCGGCCAGCAGAGACCGACACGCCGCTGGACCTCTCGTCCACCACCAGACCACGGAGCCAGCTCCCAGCTCCACCCTGTACTGCACAGCTGGAtccgcagcccccccctcctacaGCCAGGTCCCCCCACAGTGCGTCCAGGCTGAAGACCGTGCCCAACATCCTGACCCGAAGGAAGCCGCCCTCTCCGCCTCTGTCCCCCTCGCCGTCCCCTCCCGTCGGGTGGAGCGAGAGTAGAGAAG CTCCGGCCTTCCACACCGCCATGATGCCAGCCGGCCTTGTTTCCTTCCTGTGTCCGTTACCAGGACAACAGGTCCTCACACTGAAGCACATGGCGTATGAACCGGGAGCCCCGCCTCCAAACCCAG ATGGTCCTTTCACCACCCTCTTGTACCTGGTGCCCTCAACCACAGCCCTGCAACCCCTGCAACAACTGCAGGGACCAGCAGTCGACGAACCTGGGTCCCTACCCCAGCCCCAGACCCTCCAGGCTGGGTCTCAACCCCAGCCCCAGACCCTCCAGGCTGGGTCCCTACCCCACCAGACCCTCTTCTCTGCTGGggcaccaccaccccaccagaCCTTCCCTGCTGGATCGATACCCCACCCCCAGACACTCCCCTCTGGGGTGCCTGGGGCCAAACTTGAAGAGTGTGGGCCCAGGCCCCCGGGCCCCGTCCTGCCCGCGGAGACCCGGCCCGCACTGCTGACCCCGGACGGGGGTAAggccctctccccttccccgaACCAGCTCTCCTTCCTCAAAGCGAACATTGGCCCGCCGGCAGACCGGACCGCGCTCTCGTCCGTGCCCGGACACCCGTGCTCCTCCCTGGGCCGTGAGCCCCACAAAGACGGACCCCTCGGACCCTCCCTGTCCACTGAGGACCTGACGGAGGCCACGCAGGTCGACGAGCACCTGCAGAGTGCAGCTGGCCCGGAGCCCAACGGTTGCAACGCACTACACTACCCACAATGCAGTTCAACGAGTGGTACGCTGACACTGCCCCCGCTGCTGCAGATGAATGTGGGCGGAGCCAAAGTGAGCGAGTCCACCAATAAGAGAGCAGTGGGTGCGTGGAAGCCTATGCCCCGCCTCGCTGCTatgggggtgaagggggggaccCCCCATCTGACCTCTGCCCCCTGA